In Amycolatopsis sp. EV170708-02-1, the following are encoded in one genomic region:
- a CDS encoding type I polyketide synthase, with product MPALRSRPLSVAIVGASAILPGSTDVSGFWRNVLEGRDLVTEVPPTHWLVSDYYDPDPAAPDRTHARRGAFLDPIEFDPLAFGIPPNTLPATDTTQLLGLLAAEHVLRDALGEDLTSLDRSKVSVVLGTSALELLTTMSQRLQRPVWLKALRESGVAEDQAQAICDRIAEHYVPWQEATFPGLLSNVVAGRIANRFDLGGANYTTDAACASSLAAIATAVNELSCGQSDLVITGGVDTLNDITMYMCFSKTQALSPQGDCRPFSDQADGTILGEGVVMFALKRLADAERDGDRVYAVIRGIGASSDGRGTAIYAPLPRGQASALRRAYQAAGYGPETVELVEAHGTGTKAGDAAEFSALHEVFTATGREDAGWCALGSVKSQIGHTKSAAGAAGLLKATLALHHKTLPPTIKVDRPNPGLDLDAGPLYVNTCSRPWVRGSDHPRRASVSSFGFGGSNFHLTLEEYLPQPDSSAQPQWLARAVPTELVLLSAASPAELVAQARDVLSDDSPLATVARRSQLTFRADDAARLAVVAVDRGDLAGKLGQAIDRIGQRPTEPVTSPTGLYYAAGVAESWRIAFLFPGQGSQYVGMGAELAMHFPAAQSAWDHHSSLRIGDRPLHQVVFPVPVFTDGDRKEQQTRLTATEWAQPALAAQSLAMLGVLSVSGVTPDVVAGHSFGELIALHAAGAFDADTLMRLARKRGELMRDASATRGAMLAVSASRSRLEEIIGDWSELWLANHNAPDQVVIAGTLDAVNVAADKLAAERITVRLLDTATAFHTPLVAPATEPLQRFLDEADVRTPTLPVYSNTDTTPYPAEPDAVRARLAGQLAKPVRFAEQIETMYRDGARIFVEVGADAKLTNLVGRIIGDREHVAVGLDSKGRHGVTSLQHAFGRLSVAGVPISFSPLWEPYAAPAEASARRGTPVEILGTNFGKMYPPADEAELPEPNPPQSLSEALPVGGVSPSTVRPEEIEYPGSELLGVVADKAAEAHIAYQRAMSESHLAFLKLFESASGGTIPEVMATPAAETAGSPTSPPPEPVSSVPIESSRVVVEASVVAGVSDVESLVLSVIAEKTGYPVEMLDAGMELEGDLGIDSIKRVEILSAVSRRFPEMARLDASEFAAVRSVGQIAAKLRDHSPVSPVPVVKAPVVAEVSDVESLVLSVIAEKTGYPVEMLDAGMELEGDLGIDSIKRVEILSAVSRRFPEMARLDASEFAAVRSVGQIAAKLCDHSPASQPGEVIPSATRAAGSAAPVTRSVVRSLPAAAPGTPLAGLADGPIAVTDDGTGIARYIAEKLVVAGIPSAVVVGDIPADAQGVLFLGALGEVDSLRDAAAVQRAALRAARSVAARFGETGGVFVTVQDTGGDFGLSGHAADRAWLGGVAALARTAAHEWPSAAVKAIDCERGGREPEVLADAIVTELLTGGTDTDVGLRADGRRHILVDVDLPSGVAATGPARVGPESVIVVTGGARGVTAAAVRALAEAHRPRLVLLGRTPVEEEPEYLTGVTEQAELTRAVIEESIRRGGERPTLAAAATVVSRVVACREIRATLEALREAGSEVRYMPVDVRDTRRLDTALAEVRETWGPVTGIVHGAGVLADKWIADKTDEQFDRVFGTKVEGLHALLAATAADPVDLLCVFSSVAARYGNAGQCDYAMANETLNHVVAAEAARRTGATMRALVWGPWRGGMVDATLAGHFHDRGVALIGQEEGAAAFVAELDGSAVDETRIVLVAEAADGPVQQPMTEVRLSSRSHPYLGDHEIAGKPVLPIAMALEWFTAAAAAGAPESPMTVLRDIRVLRRVSLDNFAAGGDRLTVRGREALELVGDGGTRHYQAVVHPGAPHAGDWPEPENLQPARGPPSTTGTCCSMAHCSKVSGACWVSPVTARRER from the coding sequence ATGCCGGCTCTTCGCTCAAGGCCGCTCTCCGTCGCTATCGTCGGAGCGAGCGCGATTCTTCCCGGATCCACCGATGTCAGCGGGTTCTGGCGGAATGTGCTGGAAGGACGTGATCTGGTCACCGAGGTGCCACCGACGCACTGGCTCGTCTCGGACTACTACGACCCGGATCCCGCGGCGCCGGACAGGACCCACGCTCGGCGCGGTGCGTTTCTGGACCCGATCGAGTTCGACCCACTGGCCTTCGGTATACCGCCGAACACGTTGCCTGCCACCGACACCACTCAGTTGCTCGGGCTGCTCGCCGCCGAGCACGTGCTGCGTGACGCGCTCGGCGAGGACCTCACGAGCCTGGACCGGAGCAAGGTCAGTGTGGTCCTGGGTACGTCGGCGTTGGAGTTGCTGACCACGATGTCACAACGGCTGCAGCGGCCGGTGTGGCTGAAGGCACTGCGCGAGTCGGGTGTGGCGGAGGACCAGGCGCAGGCCATCTGCGACCGTATCGCCGAGCACTACGTGCCTTGGCAGGAGGCGACCTTCCCTGGGCTGCTGAGCAACGTGGTGGCCGGGCGCATCGCCAACCGGTTCGATCTGGGTGGTGCGAACTACACCACCGATGCCGCCTGCGCGAGCTCGCTGGCCGCGATCGCCACCGCGGTGAACGAGCTGTCCTGCGGCCAGTCCGATCTGGTGATCACCGGCGGTGTGGACACCCTCAACGACATCACCATGTACATGTGTTTCTCGAAAACACAGGCGTTGTCCCCGCAAGGGGACTGCCGCCCGTTCTCCGACCAGGCCGACGGCACGATCCTGGGTGAAGGCGTGGTGATGTTCGCGCTCAAGCGGCTTGCCGACGCCGAACGTGACGGCGACCGGGTTTACGCGGTCATCAGAGGTATCGGTGCGTCGTCCGACGGTCGTGGCACCGCCATTTACGCGCCGCTGCCACGAGGGCAGGCGAGCGCGTTGCGCCGTGCCTACCAGGCGGCCGGGTACGGGCCGGAAACGGTCGAGCTGGTGGAAGCGCACGGCACCGGAACCAAAGCGGGCGACGCCGCGGAGTTCAGCGCGCTCCATGAGGTATTCACCGCGACCGGCCGGGAGGACGCCGGCTGGTGCGCCCTAGGGTCGGTGAAGTCCCAAATCGGTCATACGAAGTCCGCCGCCGGTGCGGCCGGCCTGCTCAAAGCGACGCTCGCCTTGCATCACAAGACGTTGCCACCGACGATCAAGGTGGACCGGCCGAATCCCGGTCTCGACCTCGACGCCGGACCGTTGTACGTGAACACCTGTTCCCGGCCGTGGGTTCGCGGCTCCGATCACCCTCGTCGCGCCTCGGTGTCCAGCTTCGGGTTCGGCGGCAGCAACTTCCACCTCACACTGGAGGAGTATCTCCCTCAGCCGGACTCGTCTGCTCAGCCACAATGGCTGGCCCGCGCCGTTCCGACCGAGCTGGTGCTGCTCAGCGCGGCCAGTCCGGCCGAGTTGGTCGCACAAGCGCGGGACGTGCTGTCGGATGACAGTCCACTTGCCACGGTCGCGCGCAGGTCCCAGCTCACTTTCCGCGCCGATGACGCCGCACGCCTGGCGGTCGTCGCCGTCGATCGCGGAGATCTGGCCGGCAAACTCGGACAAGCGATCGACCGGATCGGGCAAAGGCCGACGGAACCGGTGACCTCGCCGACCGGACTTTACTACGCCGCAGGCGTAGCTGAGAGCTGGCGGATCGCGTTCCTATTTCCCGGACAGGGCAGCCAGTACGTCGGTATGGGAGCCGAGCTTGCGATGCATTTCCCGGCCGCGCAGTCGGCATGGGATCACCATTCGTCCCTGCGCATCGGAGACCGGCCGCTGCACCAGGTCGTTTTTCCAGTTCCTGTGTTCACCGACGGTGATCGGAAAGAGCAGCAGACACGGCTGACCGCCACCGAGTGGGCACAGCCGGCGTTGGCGGCACAGAGTCTGGCAATGCTCGGTGTGCTGAGCGTCTCTGGTGTCACTCCTGACGTCGTCGCCGGACACAGCTTCGGCGAGCTGATCGCGCTGCATGCCGCCGGTGCGTTCGACGCCGATACGCTGATGCGGTTGGCGAGGAAACGCGGTGAGCTGATGCGGGACGCCTCGGCCACACGGGGCGCGATGTTAGCGGTCTCGGCCTCGCGTAGCCGGCTCGAAGAGATCATCGGTGATTGGAGCGAGCTGTGGCTGGCCAACCACAACGCGCCGGATCAGGTAGTCATCGCGGGCACGCTCGACGCGGTGAACGTGGCGGCGGACAAACTGGCCGCCGAAAGAATAACCGTACGCCTGCTCGACACCGCGACCGCGTTCCACACACCCTTGGTCGCGCCGGCCACCGAGCCACTGCAACGGTTCTTGGACGAGGCCGACGTCCGAACGCCCACTCTTCCCGTCTACTCCAACACCGACACCACGCCCTATCCGGCTGAACCTGACGCGGTACGGGCCAGACTGGCCGGGCAACTGGCGAAGCCGGTTCGGTTCGCAGAACAGATCGAGACGATGTACCGCGACGGTGCGCGGATCTTCGTCGAGGTCGGCGCGGACGCGAAGCTCACCAATCTGGTCGGACGGATCATCGGCGACCGCGAGCACGTCGCGGTCGGGCTGGACAGCAAAGGCAGGCATGGCGTCACCAGCCTTCAGCACGCCTTCGGCAGGCTGAGCGTGGCCGGTGTGCCGATCAGCTTCTCGCCGTTATGGGAGCCTTACGCGGCCCCGGCCGAGGCGTCCGCACGGCGTGGGACACCGGTGGAAATCCTCGGTACCAACTTCGGGAAAATGTATCCCCCAGCCGACGAGGCCGAGCTCCCGGAGCCGAATCCGCCGCAGTCATTGTCGGAGGCCCTGCCGGTCGGCGGTGTATCGCCGAGCACCGTACGGCCGGAGGAGATCGAGTATCCCGGTAGCGAGTTGCTCGGTGTGGTCGCCGACAAGGCCGCCGAAGCACATATCGCGTACCAACGGGCGATGAGCGAGAGTCACCTGGCTTTCCTGAAGCTGTTCGAATCCGCGAGCGGCGGGACCATACCGGAAGTGATGGCCACGCCCGCTGCCGAGACAGCGGGCTCGCCGACGAGCCCTCCGCCCGAACCGGTGTCGTCGGTTCCGATTGAGTCCTCACGGGTGGTGGTGGAGGCGTCGGTTGTTGCTGGGGTGTCCGATGTGGAGTCGTTGGTGTTGTCGGTGATCGCGGAGAAGACGGGGTATCCGGTGGAGATGCTGGATGCGGGGATGGAGCTTGAGGGTGATTTGGGGATTGATTCGATCAAGCGGGTGGAGATTCTGTCTGCGGTGAGTCGTCGGTTTCCGGAGATGGCGCGGTTGGATGCGAGTGAGTTCGCCGCGGTGCGTTCGGTGGGGCAGATCGCGGCCAAATTGCGTGACCACAGCCCAGTGTCGCCGGTTCCGGTGGTGAAGGCGCCGGTTGTTGCTGAGGTGTCCGATGTGGAGTCGTTGGTGTTGTCGGTGATCGCGGAGAAGACGGGGTATCCGGTGGAGATGCTGGATGCGGGGATGGAGCTTGAGGGTGATTTGGGGATTGATTCGATCAAGCGGGTGGAGATTCTGTCTGCGGTGAGTCGTCGGTTTCCGGAGATGGCGCGGTTGGATGCGAGTGAGTTCGCCGCGGTGCGTTCAGTGGGGCAGATCGCGGCCAAGTTGTGTGACCACAGCCCCGCATCGCAACCCGGCGAGGTGATCCCCAGTGCCACCCGAGCGGCCGGATCCGCCGCACCGGTGACGCGGTCCGTTGTTCGCTCGCTCCCTGCGGCTGCCCCCGGCACGCCGCTCGCCGGGCTGGCGGACGGCCCGATCGCCGTGACTGACGACGGCACCGGGATCGCCCGATACATCGCCGAGAAGCTCGTCGTGGCCGGTATCCCTTCAGCTGTGGTGGTCGGCGACATTCCCGCTGACGCGCAGGGCGTGCTATTCCTCGGTGCTCTCGGCGAGGTCGATTCCCTGCGGGACGCGGCCGCGGTGCAGCGGGCAGCGCTGCGGGCCGCGCGCTCTGTAGCCGCACGGTTCGGCGAAACCGGCGGAGTGTTCGTCACCGTGCAGGACACTGGGGGCGACTTCGGCCTCAGCGGACACGCTGCCGATCGCGCCTGGCTCGGCGGTGTCGCCGCGCTGGCGCGCACCGCCGCCCATGAGTGGCCCAGTGCCGCCGTCAAGGCCATCGACTGCGAGCGGGGCGGACGCGAGCCGGAGGTCCTCGCTGACGCGATCGTGACCGAGCTGCTCACCGGCGGGACGGACACCGACGTCGGATTGCGAGCCGACGGCCGCCGTCACATCCTCGTTGACGTCGACCTGCCCAGTGGCGTAGCGGCTACCGGGCCTGCGAGGGTCGGGCCGGAGTCGGTGATCGTCGTGACCGGAGGCGCGCGCGGGGTGACCGCCGCGGCCGTGCGCGCCCTGGCAGAGGCACATCGTCCACGGTTGGTGCTGCTCGGCCGTACCCCTGTCGAGGAGGAACCGGAATACCTCACCGGAGTCACTGAGCAGGCGGAGCTGACTCGGGCGGTGATCGAGGAGTCGATCCGCCGCGGTGGGGAAAGGCCTACGCTCGCCGCCGCGGCCACGGTTGTTTCCAGGGTCGTCGCGTGCAGGGAGATTCGCGCAACACTCGAAGCATTGCGCGAGGCCGGCTCGGAGGTCCGGTACATGCCGGTCGACGTCCGGGACACCCGGCGACTTGACACGGCGTTGGCGGAGGTGCGCGAGACGTGGGGGCCGGTCACCGGCATCGTGCACGGCGCGGGTGTGCTGGCGGACAAGTGGATCGCCGACAAGACCGACGAACAATTCGACCGGGTCTTCGGCACGAAGGTCGAGGGGTTGCACGCGCTGCTGGCCGCGACCGCCGCCGACCCGGTTGACCTGCTGTGTGTGTTTTCCTCGGTGGCGGCGCGTTACGGCAACGCGGGGCAGTGCGACTACGCGATGGCCAACGAAACCCTCAATCATGTCGTCGCCGCCGAGGCGGCGAGGCGGACAGGCGCCACGATGCGGGCCTTGGTCTGGGGGCCGTGGCGGGGCGGCATGGTCGACGCGACCTTGGCCGGACACTTTCACGACCGTGGTGTCGCACTGATCGGACAGGAGGAGGGGGCGGCCGCGTTCGTGGCCGAGCTCGATGGAAGTGCGGTAGACGAGACCCGGATCGTGCTCGTCGCCGAGGCCGCTGATGGTCCGGTCCAACAGCCGATGACCGAGGTCCGATTGAGTTCCCGCTCCCACCCGTACCTGGGCGATCACGAGATCGCCGGTAAACCTGTGCTGCCGATCGCGATGGCGCTCGAATGGTTCACCGCCGCGGCAGCCGCCGGAGCCCCGGAATCACCGATGACCGTGCTTCGGGACATACGCGTCCTGCGCCGCGTCAGCCTGGACAACTTCGCCGCCGGCGGCGATCGGCTGACCGTTCGGGGCCGGGAGGCACTGGAGCTGGTCGGTGACGGTGGCACTCGCCACTATCAGGCTGTCGTCCACCCCGGCGCGCCGCACGCGGGCGACTGGCCGGAGCCAGAGAACCTCCAACCCGCCCGCGGCCCACCCTCTACGACGGGTACGTGTTGTTCCATGGCCCACTGTTCCAAAGTATCCGGAGCCTGCTGGGTATCTCCCGTGACGGCGCGGAGGGAACGGTGA
- a CDS encoding polyketide synthase dehydratase domain-containing protein — MLFHGPLFQSIRSLLGISRDGAEGTVIGGRDLGWPAAEWKTDPAAVDGGLQLAVLWAERVLGGASLPMSVSEFRVYQSGPLEGPARCVVRARQAIGGVAECDVALIDTAVRVELRGVSLVRRPD; from the coding sequence GTGTTGTTCCATGGCCCACTGTTCCAAAGTATCCGGAGCCTGCTGGGTATCTCCCGTGACGGCGCGGAGGGAACGGTGATCGGGGGGCGGGATCTCGGCTGGCCGGCCGCCGAGTGGAAAACCGATCCCGCGGCGGTCGACGGCGGGTTGCAGCTGGCCGTCCTGTGGGCGGAACGAGTGCTGGGCGGTGCGTCGCTTCCCATGTCGGTGTCCGAATTCCGGGTCTACCAGTCAGGACCGCTCGAGGGGCCCGCCCGCTGTGTCGTGCGGGCAAGGCAGGCCATCGGCGGTGTCGCCGAATGCGACGTGGCGCTCATCGACACTGCGGTGCGAGTGGAATTGCGTGGCGTCTCGCTCGTCCGCCGACCCGACTGA